The Pseudopipra pipra isolate bDixPip1 chromosome 6, bDixPip1.hap1, whole genome shotgun sequence genome includes a region encoding these proteins:
- the CNIH1 gene encoding protein cornichon homolog 1 isoform X2: MAFTFAAFCYMLALLLTAALIFFAIWHIIAFDELKTDYKNPIDQCNTLNPLVLPEYLIHAFFCVMFLCAAEWLTLGLNMPLLAYHIWRYMSRPVMSGPGLYDPTTIMNADILAYCQKEGWCKLAFYLLSFFYYLYGMIYVLVSS; the protein is encoded by the exons atggCCTTCACGTTCGCCGCCTTCTGCTACATGTTGGCGCTGCTGCTCACGGCCGCGCTCATCTTCTTCGCCATCTGGCAT aTTATAGCATTTGATGAACTGAAGACTGATTACAAGAACCCCATAGACCAGTGTAATACACTCAATCCT cttgTACTTCCAGAGTACCTCATCCATGCATTCTTCTGTGTCATGTTTCTCTGTGCAGCAGAGTGGCTCACACTGGGTCTCAATATGCCCTTGTTGGCCTATCATATTTGGAG GTACATGAGCAGACCCGTGATGAGTGGCCCGGGGCTCTACGACCCTACGACCATCATGAATGCAGATATTTTAGCCTATTGCCAGAAAGAAGGATGGTGCAAATTAGCATTCTACCTTCTATCCTTTTTTTACTACCTATATGG
- the CNIH1 gene encoding protein cornichon homolog 1 isoform X1: MAFTFAAFCYMLALLLTAALIFFAIWHIIAFDELKTDYKNPIDQCNTLNPTVEKVKKIKRVKIALKLVLPEYLIHAFFCVMFLCAAEWLTLGLNMPLLAYHIWRYMSRPVMSGPGLYDPTTIMNADILAYCQKEGWCKLAFYLLSFFYYLYGMIYVLVSS, translated from the exons atggCCTTCACGTTCGCCGCCTTCTGCTACATGTTGGCGCTGCTGCTCACGGCCGCGCTCATCTTCTTCGCCATCTGGCAT aTTATAGCATTTGATGAACTGAAGACTGATTACAAGAACCCCATAGACCAGTGTAATACACTCAATCCT ACAGTTGAAAAGGTCAAAAAGATTAAAAGAGTCAAAATTGCATTAAAG cttgTACTTCCAGAGTACCTCATCCATGCATTCTTCTGTGTCATGTTTCTCTGTGCAGCAGAGTGGCTCACACTGGGTCTCAATATGCCCTTGTTGGCCTATCATATTTGGAG GTACATGAGCAGACCCGTGATGAGTGGCCCGGGGCTCTACGACCCTACGACCATCATGAATGCAGATATTTTAGCCTATTGCCAGAAAGAAGGATGGTGCAAATTAGCATTCTACCTTCTATCCTTTTTTTACTACCTATATGG